CCTCAGAGTAAAGGAACAGTGTGGACTCAATTTAGGCGAAATCCAAAGAATTTCCAAAACTCGACCCTAATTTTAAGATTACGTCACTAAAGTAGAACCTAGAGCAGATGCTTCACGCTTCATGAACTTTTATTTCTAGAGAACGACTATCCGCCTTTCGGAATTAATTATGTCTGATTCACTGTTTGATCCCTCCAAGATTTCTCATCCGGCTCAGGCTCGCAGTTGGATTACTCGCCTCGTTTTTGGTTTGGCAGTCGCCACTCTATTTCTGATGGCGCTGGGCAGTGCCACACGAGTCATGAATGCGGGACTGTCCTGTCCAGATTGGCCCTTGTGTTATGGTGAATTTGTGCCCCGCAGTCAGATGAATCTTGAAGTGTTTCTGGAATGGTTCCATCGCTTGATTGCTACCACGATCGGATTTGGTACGATCGCATTGGTCGCTGTTTCCTGGTGGTTCCGCCGCGACTTACCGAAGTGGACACCTTGGGCAACTTTGTTGGCCTTGTTCTTAGTTGTGTTTCAAGGCGTTTTAGGCGGTTTGACGGTCACAGAGCTACTGCGCTTTGATATTGTGACGGCGCACTTGGGAACCGGATTGTTATTCTTCAGTACGTTATTGACGATCGGAACCTTACTGATTCCTTATCAAGGCACCGGAACGGTTGGAAAGCTTCGGTTAGTCGGAATTGCTGCGACGGGTTTTGTTTACTTTCAGAGCATTCTAGGCGGATTAGTGTCGTCGCAGTGGGCATTGCATCAATGCTTTGGACAGTCGCAACTGTGCACGATCATGAATAGCCACATTGCAGGAATTGTGCCGCCGATTCTATCTGTGCTCACTTTGGTGATTTTGGCTTGGCGTACTCCTGCCTTGCATCCCCTTCTACGTCGCTTAATCAATGTTGCCGGATTGCTTCTGGTACTGCAAATTACGTTAGGAGTAGCAACTTTCCGCTTGCAGCTGCAAGTTGAACCGCTTACCGTCGCTCACCAAGTAACCGGAGCCGCTTTACTCGGAACATTACTGGTCTTTACGGTGCTGGCTTTGCGCGATTCGGCTGAAGGGCAGGTCGTCAAAGTTGAAGCTTAAGATCTGAATAATTTATGCTTACTCTCTCTACGTTTGACCGAGATAAAAAATGCAAGATTCAGCAACGGGCGTAATCCGCCACAACCAAGATTTTCTTCAAGTTATTAAAAGCTATTGGCAACTCACCAAGCCGCGCATTATTCTCTTGCTCTTGATTACAACAGCAGGTGGAATGTGGATTGCAGCTCAGGGACAGGTTGATCCGGTACTGCTAATCGTGACGTTGATCAGTGGCGCATTTGCAGCAGGATCAGCGAACACAATTAACTGTTTGTACGATCGCGATATCGACTACATCATGGAACGGACTCGCAGCCGTCCGCTTCCATCCGGTCGAGTCAGCGTTCGAGACGCGCTCATCTTTGCTGTCACATTGGCGTTAACTTCGTTTGGATTGTTAGCGTATTTTGCGAACTTGCTGAGTGCTTGTCTGGCAATGTCGGGAATCTTCTTTTACGTGGTCGTCTATACGCACTGGCTAAAGCGCCATAGCACGCAGAATATTGTGATTGGTGGAGCTGCGGGTGCGATTCCGCCGCTAGTCGGTTGGGCTGCGGTGACGGGTGATCTCAGTTGGGCGGCTTGGGTGTTGTTTGCGATCGTCTTTCTTTGGACTCCGCCGCATTTCTGGGCGCTAGCGATTCTGATTCGCGAAGATTACGCCAAAGTTGGTGTTCCGATGTTGCCTGTGGTGAATGGGAATGAACCAACGAGCAAACAGATCTTCTACTACACGCTATCTTTGATTCCGGTGTCGCTGCTGTTGGTTTATCCGTTGCATGTGATGGGTGCAGTGTATGCCGCGATCGCGCTTCTATTGGGCGGCATCTTTGTGCAAAAAGCTTGGAATTTGATGCAGGCTCCGTCAGATTTGATGGTAGCTCGATCTACCTTTAAGTATTCAATTCTGTACATGATGCTGCTTTGTGCGGGAATGGGAATTGATTCACTCCCTGCAACTCATCAACTTATCAGTGCGATCGTTCAACAAGCTCAAACCATTGTGGGAGTGGTTTTCTAGTTCTTGAGTAAGCTGCTGTTGCTCAAGCAGGTTAACGACTATGAACTTTCCTACAGGAAGCCTGGTTTCATCAACCTCAAGAGTTGTAGCATTGCGTGACCAACTATTCCGATCGGACGAGAGCATCCATTCCTTAAGACTGATTTACGGGAAACAGAGCAAAATTATTCTATTGATATGGGAACTTAGATAGCCGCAAATACGCGTCTAACATAAAAGGCACTCCGAAGATGTGGTCGGGGTGTTTTTTATTTATGTGGGATGAGGTATCAACTGACAGAAGCGAAGCTTGAAGGCCTCATCAAACTCCGAGATCAGCGATTTAATTGAAAAGCTTAAAAAGCCGATGGCGGGATTTGAACCCGCGACCGCTCGATTACGAATCGAGTGCTCTACCCCTGAGCCACATCGGCATAAGACCTTAGCAAGTATAACAGGTTTTCGATCGCACTTTCACACAAATTGCACAAAATTCCATCTCATGCCACGATCGAGAAAACTTTGACTCTTTTAATGAATCAGCAATCTGAGCAACTCAAGCGATCCGACCCCAAAAAATATGCGCGTCTTAAAGCTGAAGCCGCTGCACCCTACCGCGGACTGCGGAAATTTATCTATCTTGCCTTTGGGGGATCAGGCGCGATCGGCGCAGTCGTGTTTCTCGCGCGAACCCTTGCAGGGCGAGATTTAGAAACGGCTGTGCCAAATCTTGCCCTGCAAATTGGGTTAGTCGCGCTCATGGTCTGGCTATTTCGCTTTGAGAGCCGCAAAACCCCTTAGAGAACGCGAGTCTCGGTCTAACTTAACGCGCTCCAACAACGTATGGAGACGGAATCGCCTGAGCTTTACCCTGATTCACCAGCGCTTGGTAAATAAAGGCGGCTACTTCTGCGCGAGTGGCTTCTCGATTAGGCGTGAGTTGTCCGACTGTTGGATAGTTCACCACAATCTGACGTTGGGTAGCAGCCGCGATCGGGCTTGCTGCCCAGCCGGGAATCGAATTCGCATCCTGGAAGCGAGAAAGCGCGCTCGGATCTCCAGCCCCGAACTGTAAGCCATTCGACAGCGCGACTAATGCCTGAACTTTCGGAATTCGCTGATCCGGTCGGAACGTGCCGCCTGGAAAACCTGCCATAAAGCCACCCCGTGAAGCCGATTGAATCGCCGCAAAGCCCCAGAAGTTACTGCGAACATCAGAGAAGTTGACTGCCGGATTTCTAGGAGCCGGATTAAAGGCTTTGGAAACGATCGTCGCAAACTGAGCGCGAGTCACTGGCTCGTTCGGCTTGAATGTGCCATCTGGGAAGCCTGTGATGATTGCTTGTGATGCTAACGCTTGGATGTACTGTTGTGCCCAATGCCCTTGAACGTCAGAAAACGCTGTGTTTGTTCCGCCAGCTACAAACGCTACTGGACCTGAGATGCGCTTCGGATCGATGTTGTTGCCGATCGCTTGAAACGTATTGTTTGTCGTGTTGTTCAGGTCAACACCTTTGCGGCTGGCATCTCGACCGTTGTTACGAATCGTATTGTTTCCTAGGCTGTCCGCAGTTCCCAAATCAGGGAATGCGTTATCTCTGGCAACAATACCATCGCCTTGGCTATCGGTGATTACATTGTTGCGGAGGATGGCTCTACTCGATCCATCCATATAAATGCCTGCTGTGTTCTGCGTAATCTGGTTGCCTTCGAGTCGAGGGATTGAGTTACCGCCGATCGCCAGCCCGAATCCGGTTGCATTAAAGACATTGTTTCTAATCACACCCCGCGCTCCGCCAGTGATCGAGATACCATTGCCGGAGTTTTTGGTAAACACATTGTCGGTGACAACAGGACTAGAGTTACCTACGATGAAAACGCCTTCCCGATTGCTATTGGTAAACGTGCTGTTGGCAATCATGCAGTCTGCATCTTCGACCCAAATTCCAGTGCCGCGTGTGACAATATTCGTCACGGTTACACCGCGAATTTCACTACTATTGGCGGCTCGAATCGCGGCGTTTTGGTTGCCAAAGGCTTTACTCGGCGTTAGTCCACTGCCTTGAATTAGGAAATTCGCGCCTTTACTGTTCTCGTCACCGCGTAGGACAACACCGGGTTTAAGCACGATCGGAAATTGTTCGCCGGTTTGTTCGGTGTAGTTGCCGGGAGCGAGTTGAATTAGCGTTCCTGCGGTTGCTTGCTGGAGTGCGAACGTAATGGTGCGATAGGGTGCAGCATCGGTTTTTCCAGCCGTGGGCTGATCGCTGCCGGTTGTGGGATTGACGTATAAAACTGTTGTAATCGTGGGGCTAGTCACCAATGGGGTTGAAGTAGTTGGGAGCTGGCTATCGGTGGGTGCTTGAGCCATTAAGGGAGTACCCAAGCACAGTAAAGCAAGTAAGCTCAGTTGGGTGGGAACGATCGCGCGGGAAAAGGGAAATTTACCAATGCCTAGACGTACC
This window of the Cyanobacteria bacterium FACHB-DQ100 genome carries:
- a CDS encoding heme A synthase yields the protein MSDSLFDPSKISHPAQARSWITRLVFGLAVATLFLMALGSATRVMNAGLSCPDWPLCYGEFVPRSQMNLEVFLEWFHRLIATTIGFGTIALVAVSWWFRRDLPKWTPWATLLALFLVVFQGVLGGLTVTELLRFDIVTAHLGTGLLFFSTLLTIGTLLIPYQGTGTVGKLRLVGIAATGFVYFQSILGGLVSSQWALHQCFGQSQLCTIMNSHIAGIVPPILSVLTLVILAWRTPALHPLLRRLINVAGLLLVLQITLGVATFRLQLQVEPLTVAHQVTGAALLGTLLVFTVLALRDSAEGQVVKVEA
- a CDS encoding protoheme IX farnesyltransferase, encoding MQDSATGVIRHNQDFLQVIKSYWQLTKPRIILLLLITTAGGMWIAAQGQVDPVLLIVTLISGAFAAGSANTINCLYDRDIDYIMERTRSRPLPSGRVSVRDALIFAVTLALTSFGLLAYFANLLSACLAMSGIFFYVVVYTHWLKRHSTQNIVIGGAAGAIPPLVGWAAVTGDLSWAAWVLFAIVFLWTPPHFWALAILIREDYAKVGVPMLPVVNGNEPTSKQIFYYTLSLIPVSLLLVYPLHVMGAVYAAIALLLGGIFVQKAWNLMQAPSDLMVARSTFKYSILYMMLLCAGMGIDSLPATHQLISAIVQQAQTIVGVVF
- a CDS encoding DUF3493 domain-containing protein — protein: MNQQSEQLKRSDPKKYARLKAEAAAPYRGLRKFIYLAFGGSGAIGAVVFLARTLAGRDLETAVPNLALQIGLVALMVWLFRFESRKTP
- a CDS encoding DUF1565 domain-containing protein, giving the protein MRELMVRLGIGKFPFSRAIVPTQLSLLALLCLGTPLMAQAPTDSQLPTTSTPLVTSPTITTVLYVNPTTGSDQPTAGKTDAAPYRTITFALQQATAGTLIQLAPGNYTEQTGEQFPIVLKPGVVLRGDENSKGANFLIQGSGLTPSKAFGNQNAAIRAANSSEIRGVTVTNIVTRGTGIWVEDADCMIANSTFTNSNREGVFIVGNSSPVVTDNVFTKNSGNGISITGGARGVIRNNVFNATGFGLAIGGNSIPRLEGNQITQNTAGIYMDGSSRAILRNNVITDSQGDGIVARDNAFPDLGTADSLGNNTIRNNGRDASRKGVDLNNTTNNTFQAIGNNIDPKRISGPVAFVAGGTNTAFSDVQGHWAQQYIQALASQAIITGFPDGTFKPNEPVTRAQFATIVSKAFNPAPRNPAVNFSDVRSNFWGFAAIQSASRGGFMAGFPGGTFRPDQRIPKVQALVALSNGLQFGAGDPSALSRFQDANSIPGWAASPIAAATQRQIVVNYPTVGQLTPNREATRAEVAAFIYQALVNQGKAQAIPSPYVVGAR